A stretch of the Flavobacterium sp. 5 genome encodes the following:
- a CDS encoding chalcone isomerase family protein: MIVKKIILGLTLIVSALFSSEAIAQKQIVFEGVTIPRTMKFENKTLQLNGAGSRSKMWVEVYIQALYLSQLSQNPKEIINDNLEMSIRIEITSALVSSGKLTRALNAGFEKSAGADFESYKPRMELLKGFLADEITKGDVFELTYSTTDSSIWIIKNGDLKGKIPGFDFKKVFFGIWLGDKPVDEELKNSLLGI, from the coding sequence ATGATTGTAAAAAAAATAATATTGGGATTGACTCTTATTGTTTCTGCCTTGTTTTCTTCTGAAGCAATTGCTCAAAAACAAATCGTATTTGAAGGGGTAACTATCCCTAGAACAATGAAATTTGAGAACAAAACTTTACAACTTAATGGTGCTGGATCTAGATCAAAAATGTGGGTTGAAGTATATATTCAAGCCTTATATTTGAGTCAGTTATCTCAAAATCCAAAAGAAATCATTAATGATAACTTAGAAATGTCTATCCGAATTGAAATTACTTCTGCATTAGTTTCATCAGGTAAATTAACAAGAGCTTTGAATGCTGGATTCGAAAAATCTGCTGGTGCGGATTTTGAGAGTTACAAACCAAGAATGGAATTATTAAAAGGTTTTTTAGCTGATGAAATCACCAAAGGAGATGTTTTTGAATTAACCTATTCTACTACAGACAGCTCTATTTGGATTATAAAAAATGGTGATCTTAAAGGAAAAATCCCAGGATTTGATTTTAAAAAAGTGTTTTTCGGAATTTGGCTTGGAGACAAGCCAGTCGATGAAGAGTTAAAAAATAGCTTATTAGGTATCTAA
- a CDS encoding anhydro-N-acetylmuramic acid kinase, protein MKKDYYNVIGVMSGTSLDGVDLAHIEFQIKNDKWEFEILDCETISYDSSWVNILKTAVDYTENQLAELNKNYTQLLASIITDFINKHALENLDAVCSHGHTILHQPQNGFTLQIGNLPEIAKLTQQRVVCDFRVQDVQLGGQGAPLVPIGDRILFAEYDYCMNLGGFSNVSFEKNNNRIAFDISAVNTVLNFYANQLGFDYDDKGQISRTGQCNSNLLNELNSLPFYKTPPPKSLGFEFVKEIVLPMIENYQISIEDKLHTFTEHVSQQIAFALESFETQKNQKKSMLITGGGAYNDFLIERIQLHLPETKIIIPSPKILEFKEALIFALLGVLKMREEVNALQSVTGALCDHSSGIIYNN, encoded by the coding sequence ATGAAAAAAGATTACTATAACGTTATCGGAGTAATGTCAGGAACTTCGCTAGATGGAGTCGATTTGGCTCATATTGAATTCCAAATAAAAAATGACAAATGGGAGTTCGAAATTCTTGATTGCGAGACTATTTCTTACGATTCCAGTTGGGTTAACATCTTGAAAACCGCTGTTGATTATACCGAAAATCAACTAGCAGAATTAAATAAAAACTACACTCAACTACTCGCTTCCATTATTACTGATTTTATAAACAAACATGCTCTGGAAAATTTAGATGCAGTTTGTTCTCATGGTCATACTATTTTGCATCAACCTCAAAATGGTTTTACACTTCAAATTGGAAATTTACCTGAAATTGCCAAATTAACTCAACAAAGAGTAGTTTGCGATTTTAGAGTACAAGATGTTCAATTAGGTGGTCAAGGTGCACCCTTAGTTCCTATTGGTGATCGTATCTTATTTGCAGAATATGATTATTGTATGAATTTAGGAGGATTTTCGAATGTTTCTTTTGAAAAAAACAACAATCGAATTGCTTTTGACATTTCTGCGGTCAATACCGTGCTTAATTTTTATGCCAATCAATTGGGCTTTGATTACGATGATAAAGGTCAAATTTCTCGAACTGGTCAATGTAATAGTAATTTATTAAACGAATTGAATTCATTACCATTTTACAAAACTCCACCTCCAAAATCCTTGGGCTTTGAATTTGTAAAAGAAATTGTCTTGCCTATGATTGAAAATTACCAAATCTCTATAGAAGATAAACTACATACTTTTACCGAACACGTTTCCCAACAAATAGCATTTGCTTTAGAAAGTTTTGAAACTCAAAAAAATCAAAAGAAAAGTATGTTAATTACTGGAGGCGGTGCATATAATGATTTCTTGATAGAAAGGATCCAATTACATTTGCCCGAAACAAAAATTATTATTCCTTCACCAAAAATATTAGAATTCAAAGAAGCCTTAATTTTTGCCTTATTAGGTGTTTTAAAAATGCGGGAAGAAGTAAATGCACTTCAAAGTGTAACTGGTGCACTTTGCGATCATAGTTCTGGTATAATTTACAACAATTAA
- a CDS encoding acyl-CoA dehydrogenase has translation MDFNLTEEQLMIQQAARDFAQAELLEGVIERDEHSKFPTEQVKKMAELGFLGMMVDPKYGGSGLDSVSYVLAISEIAKIDASAAVIMSVNNSLVCAGLEKYCNEEQKMKYLVPLAKGEVIGAFCLSEPEAGSDATSQKTTAIDKGDHYLLNGTKNWITNGGSASTYIVIAQTDIEKGHKGINAFIVEKGWAGFDIGPKEKKMGIRGSDTHSLLFNDVKVPKENRIGADGFGFNFAMSVLNGGRIGIASQALGIASGAYELALKYSQERKAFGKEIFKHQAIAFKLADMATQISAARLLCFHAASQKDEGKDISQSGAMAKLFASQTAMDTTIEAVQIHGGNGYVAEYHVERMMRDAKITQIYEGTSEIQRIVISRTLIA, from the coding sequence ATGGATTTTAATCTAACCGAAGAACAATTAATGATACAACAAGCAGCAAGAGATTTTGCTCAAGCTGAATTGTTGGAAGGAGTAATCGAACGAGACGAACACTCCAAATTTCCTACTGAGCAAGTCAAAAAAATGGCAGAACTTGGGTTTTTAGGAATGATGGTAGATCCAAAATATGGAGGTTCAGGACTGGATAGTGTTTCTTACGTTTTAGCGATTTCTGAAATTGCCAAAATTGATGCTTCAGCAGCTGTTATTATGTCTGTAAATAATTCTTTGGTTTGTGCAGGCTTAGAAAAATATTGTAACGAAGAACAAAAGATGAAATATCTTGTTCCGTTGGCCAAAGGAGAGGTGATTGGAGCATTTTGTTTATCTGAACCAGAAGCTGGATCAGATGCTACTTCTCAAAAAACAACAGCAATTGACAAAGGTGATCATTATTTACTAAACGGAACTAAAAATTGGATTACCAATGGTGGTTCTGCTTCGACTTATATTGTAATTGCTCAAACTGATATTGAAAAAGGACATAAAGGAATCAATGCTTTTATTGTAGAAAAAGGATGGGCTGGATTTGATATTGGACCAAAAGAAAAGAAAATGGGTATTAGGGGTTCAGACACACATTCTTTATTGTTTAATGATGTGAAAGTGCCTAAAGAAAATAGAATTGGTGCTGATGGATTTGGATTTAATTTTGCTATGTCAGTTTTAAACGGAGGTCGTATTGGTATTGCTTCTCAAGCTCTAGGAATTGCGTCGGGTGCTTATGAATTGGCTTTAAAATATTCGCAAGAACGTAAAGCTTTTGGGAAAGAAATTTTTAAACACCAAGCAATTGCTTTTAAATTAGCTGATATGGCGACACAAATTTCAGCAGCTAGATTGTTGTGTTTCCATGCAGCTTCTCAGAAAGATGAAGGAAAGGATATTTCACAATCGGGGGCAATGGCTAAATTATTTGCTTCTCAAACCGCTATGGATACTACTATCGAAGCAGTACAAATTCACGGAGGAAATGGTTATGTTGCCGAGTATCATGTTGAACGTATGATGCGTGATGCCAAAATTACTCAGATTTATGAAGGAACTTCCGAAATTCAACGTATTGTGATTTCTAGAACTTTAATAGCTTAA
- a CDS encoding Crp/Fnr family transcriptional regulator — MYDELKYWYLRDHKLFWTLSMSQIKQLCMITGFKKAKKGDIIYFSSSDVPRVFLLKKGNIKIVSVDEEGNETIKDIIQKGDLFGELELDNDRNSNEYAKALTDEVTICSFLMSDFEDLLLKYPSLALSYTKFVGLKMKRIRNSYSNLISKDAKTRLYQFLKDWAEKEGKRTDNKVVIDNYLTQNDMAQIICTSRQTATQLLNEMETKGLLYYNRKEIIIDDITKL, encoded by the coding sequence ATGTACGACGAATTAAAATATTGGTACCTCAGAGATCACAAATTGTTTTGGACATTAAGCATGTCTCAAATAAAACAATTGTGCATGATAACAGGTTTTAAAAAAGCAAAGAAAGGCGATATTATTTATTTTTCTTCTTCGGATGTTCCTCGTGTTTTTTTACTTAAAAAAGGAAATATAAAAATCGTTTCTGTTGATGAAGAGGGTAATGAAACCATTAAAGATATTATTCAAAAAGGAGATTTGTTTGGAGAATTGGAGTTGGACAACGATCGAAATTCAAATGAATATGCAAAAGCATTAACCGATGAAGTTACTATTTGCAGTTTCTTAATGTCGGATTTTGAAGATTTATTACTTAAATACCCAAGTTTGGCTTTGTCCTATACGAAGTTTGTAGGGTTAAAAATGAAACGCATTAGAAACAGTTACTCCAATTTGATTTCTAAAGATGCCAAAACCCGTTTGTATCAATTTCTGAAAGATTGGGCTGAAAAAGAAGGCAAGCGCACCGATAATAAAGTGGTTATTGACAATTACCTTACTCAAAATGATATGGCTCAAATTATTTGTACGTCTAGACAAACAGCCACTCAATTACTAAATGAAATGGAAACCAAAGGATTGTTATATTATAATCGTAAAGAAATTATCATTGACGACATTACTAAATTATAG
- a CDS encoding carboxymuconolactone decarboxylase family protein, producing the protein MTTTTFSVPTRSEVSENNQLIFDNLQKALGFVPNLYATMARSKNGLEKFLAYQNAKTSLNNKEKEAVNLIVSQVNNCTYCLSAHTVIGKMNGFTDGQIVDFRRGKATDAKLNALVQLAAEITQTKGNANSDLVDAFFAQGYTNENLVDLILLISDKTAMNYLHNLTQVPVDFPLAPSL; encoded by the coding sequence ATGACAACTACAACATTTTCAGTTCCAACAAGATCAGAAGTTTCAGAAAACAACCAATTAATTTTCGATAATCTACAAAAAGCATTAGGGTTTGTTCCTAATTTATATGCTACGATGGCGCGTTCAAAAAATGGGTTAGAAAAATTTTTAGCATACCAAAATGCAAAAACATCTTTAAACAATAAAGAAAAAGAAGCGGTAAATTTAATCGTAAGCCAAGTTAACAACTGTACTTATTGCTTGAGTGCTCATACTGTTATTGGGAAAATGAATGGTTTTACAGATGGGCAAATAGTAGACTTCCGAAGAGGAAAAGCTACAGATGCAAAATTGAATGCATTGGTTCAGCTTGCTGCCGAAATTACTCAAACAAAAGGGAACGCTAATTCTGATTTAGTTGATGCTTTTTTTGCTCAAGGTTATACTAATGAAAATTTAGTTGATTTGATACTTCTAATAAGTGATAAAACTGCGATGAACTATTTACACAATTTGACACAAGTGCCAGTTGATTTTCCTTTGGCACCATCTTTATAA
- a CDS encoding nuclear transport factor 2 family protein, with product MEQRHPLPPFNMETALQKVQLAEDAWNSKDPERIALAYTIDTEWRNRTDFINGRDEVKEFLKGKWEKELDYKLKKELWGFRENRMAVRFEYEYRNAEGQWFRAYGNENWEFDENGLMRKRFASINDLPIDEKDRKFK from the coding sequence ATGGAACAAAGACATCCACTTCCCCCATTTAATATGGAAACTGCTTTACAAAAAGTACAATTAGCCGAAGATGCTTGGAATAGTAAAGACCCAGAACGCATTGCTTTGGCATATACAATTGATACGGAATGGCGCAATCGAACGGATTTTATTAATGGTCGCGATGAAGTAAAAGAATTTTTAAAAGGTAAATGGGAAAAGGAACTCGATTATAAGCTTAAAAAAGAGTTATGGGGTTTTCGCGAAAATAGAATGGCTGTTCGTTTTGAATATGAATATAGAAATGCTGAAGGACAATGGTTTCGTGCCTACGGGAATGAAAACTGGGAGTTTGATGAAAATGGTTTGATGCGCAAACGTTTTGCAAGCATCAACGATTTGCCTATAGACGAGAAGGACAGAAAATTTAAATAA
- a CDS encoding pyridoxamine 5'-phosphate oxidase family protein, with protein MAKNFGEIAFSDAVKTLQEEHGSRKGYERMEKFNIVDGLSENEMGFIANRDSFYLASIGEKKYPYIQHRGGPKGFVKVLDKDTIGFIDFSGNKQYISVGNFATNNNVALIMMDYPARARLKIFAKAEVIELKDNSELLAKLDLGDYQFRPERMMVFHIEAFDWNCPQHITPRFTVEEIQAAFEPKFQHILKLEEEIENLKNKLKEAGLS; from the coding sequence ATGGCTAAAAATTTTGGAGAAATAGCGTTTTCGGATGCTGTCAAAACGTTACAAGAAGAACACGGTAGCCGAAAAGGGTATGAACGAATGGAAAAGTTCAATATTGTTGATGGCTTATCCGAAAATGAAATGGGTTTTATAGCCAATCGAGATAGTTTTTACCTGGCATCCATTGGCGAAAAAAAGTATCCTTATATTCAGCATCGTGGCGGACCAAAAGGTTTTGTGAAAGTCTTAGATAAAGATACAATTGGTTTCATTGATTTTTCAGGAAACAAACAATACATATCTGTTGGAAATTTCGCTACCAATAATAATGTAGCACTTATTATGATGGATTATCCAGCAAGAGCGAGATTGAAAATTTTTGCTAAAGCTGAAGTAATTGAACTCAAAGACAATTCAGAATTATTAGCAAAACTGGATTTAGGCGACTATCAGTTTCGTCCAGAACGAATGATGGTTTTTCATATTGAAGCTTTTGACTGGAATTGTCCTCAGCACATCACACCACGTTTTACTGTGGAAGAAATTCAAGCTGCTTTTGAACCAAAGTTTCAACATATTCTAAAATTAGAAGAAGAAATAGAAAATCTTAAAAACAAATTAAAAGAAGCAGGTTTAAGCTAA
- a CDS encoding helix-turn-helix domain-containing protein, whose amino-acid sequence MINQSAFTLVNPQNGNLAFKIFSFESNSCFDHIQRLNYYSLIWVQKGKGKVKVDFSEYDFTENQLLAFSPYQPFMLSPDDVFEGKVIHFHPDFFCIMKHHDEVACNGVLFNNIYEPPYVRIDEMTKATFNMVLEQMKIEMQNPAIAQYELLISYLKIFLITASRLKKEQLAVVTPTIDEKSAPFVLQNLKNFIEQNFKTKHSASDYAELLNISPKALAKITKNHFNKTLTNLIAERIIIEAKRELYLTNKAVKEIAYELGYEDEHYFSRFFKTNAEVSPQTYRDTVGFAKAVK is encoded by the coding sequence ATGATAAATCAATCTGCCTTTACTTTAGTCAATCCACAAAACGGAAATTTAGCTTTCAAAATTTTTTCTTTTGAAAGTAATTCTTGTTTTGACCACATTCAGCGGTTGAATTATTATTCATTAATTTGGGTGCAAAAAGGAAAAGGTAAAGTAAAAGTTGATTTTTCTGAATATGATTTTACAGAAAATCAATTGTTAGCTTTTTCTCCATATCAGCCTTTTATGCTATCACCTGATGATGTATTTGAAGGGAAAGTGATTCATTTTCATCCTGATTTCTTTTGCATTATGAAACACCATGATGAGGTTGCGTGTAATGGGGTTTTGTTTAATAATATTTATGAACCGCCGTATGTAAGGATTGATGAAATGACTAAGGCTACATTCAACATGGTTTTGGAACAAATGAAAATTGAAATGCAAAATCCAGCAATCGCACAATATGAGTTGTTGATTTCTTATTTGAAAATTTTTCTCATTACAGCTTCTCGATTAAAAAAAGAGCAACTAGCAGTTGTAACTCCAACAATAGATGAAAAATCGGCACCATTTGTGCTTCAAAATTTAAAAAATTTCATTGAGCAAAATTTTAAAACGAAACATTCTGCCAGCGATTATGCCGAATTGCTGAATATTTCTCCAAAAGCACTAGCCAAAATTACCAAAAATCATTTCAATAAAACATTGACTAATTTAATTGCAGAACGCATTATTATCGAAGCCAAGCGGGAATTGTACTTAACGAATAAAGCGGTAAAAGAAATTGCTTATGAACTTGGGTATGAAGATGAGCATTATTTTAGCCGTTTCTTTAAAACCAATGCTGAGGTTTCTCCTCAAACCTACCGAGATACTGTTGGTTTTGCTAAGGCAGTCAAATAA
- a CDS encoding peroxiredoxin-like family protein, producing the protein MKKVISLILLVIGFVGNAQNDLPKLPTEVSPLLISEKIPSANLKATDGATIDLAKMLASKKTILVFYRGGWCPYCNMHLMALNDAEKELLNLGYQIIAISPDSPKNLKITDEKDKINYTLLSDSDGSFSKAVGIAYQAPENYKSTITAGSEGVNTTFLPVPSIFIVDQDGTIQFEYISPDFKHRISNELLIAAAKSLK; encoded by the coding sequence ATGAAAAAAGTAATCAGTTTAATTTTGTTAGTTATTGGTTTTGTTGGAAATGCTCAAAATGATTTACCAAAATTACCAACCGAAGTCAGTCCGTTATTAATTAGCGAAAAAATTCCATCCGCTAATTTGAAAGCAACTGATGGAGCAACAATTGATTTGGCTAAAATGTTGGCTTCCAAAAAAACAATCTTGGTTTTTTATCGCGGTGGTTGGTGTCCTTATTGTAATATGCATTTAATGGCATTAAATGATGCAGAAAAAGAATTACTGAATTTAGGTTATCAAATTATTGCCATTAGTCCAGATTCTCCTAAAAATTTGAAGATTACTGACGAAAAAGATAAAATAAATTACACTTTGTTATCGGACAGTGACGGATCATTTTCTAAAGCTGTTGGGATTGCCTATCAAGCCCCAGAAAATTATAAAAGTACAATTACCGCAGGTTCCGAAGGAGTCAATACTACTTTTCTTCCTGTTCCATCTATTTTTATAGTAGACCAAGACGGGACAATTCAATTCGAATATATTAGCCCGGATTTTAAACATAGAATTTCAAATGAACTACTTATTGCTGCCGCAAAATCTTTAAAATAA